One segment of Deltaproteobacteria bacterium DNA contains the following:
- a CDS encoding response regulator yields the protein MMTDFQLQSTTPRQWSRISFFLVVFILLTISSSLYLTRQIMERYLHSVQGDQHWTERLARYAGLAELAGAVNTSGNDVFRSLDITSEAEKARAAWHAFDVALAAARSELTIRKSESQETPQLLAELDTIAQAMSEMEQEKQQIFTHFANNEPGKAGEYMAAMDRKYAVVRTAFSSLNTQVYTIQRLQFEQHLATAAFFGRLEYAVAIIVLLMVGSALVYGRRLSQRMLIANREKERSVEEFVESEARTRLIFDGALDSLMTMDAEGIITDWNAQAESTFGWSRQEAVGQRLFDLIIPPRYRGVAEKTIRRYLATGEAPTLSKRVEIATLRRDQSEFPVEIAVSPLHLRETVLFSVFIRDLTNHQQAQERIRLYAEIVQHMQIGLYVYHLEDWNDDRTLRVIATNPAAAQLSGIPMEQVLGKTLDENFPSLRAQGVPQLYLQVIHTGENRELEDVTYGDDRISQKVFAVKIFPLPNDCIGAAFDDITTRKRAEEELQEAKEAAEAANRSKSEFLATMSHEIRTPMNGVIGMTGLLLDSPLTPEQHEYAEAVKNSGEALLTVINDILDFSKVEAGKLELEIVDFNLRTAMEEILDLLAPKAQEKGLELLCLLPPEIPTALRGDPGRLRQILLNLIGNALKFTTKGEVVVEVHRTAMPATATAPGSSVVLHFTVRDTGIGIPLERRGRLFQSFSQVDASTTRRYGGTGLGLAICKKLVELMGGEVGVDSVVGQGSTFWFTAQLELQAEGMDSLSVMQADLRGLRVLVVDDNATNRVIVRHYLTSWGMQSQEARNGAQALVQIREATAQGQSYDVVLLDYQMPNMDGVELAVHIKADPALAALKLVMLTSISDQGEAQRFREAGINAHLLKPLRQSRLLDCLSSVLGKVPLQEARPTTIVPSPAPSTETATHQRPLLLLAEDNVVNQKLVTRLLDKLGYRADVVANGLEVLEACSRISYAAILMDCQMPEMDGYEATRELRRREATTLAPSPVDRIPIVAMTANAMQGDKEKCLAAGMDDYIAKPIKPNELKAALTRWVLPVTIGTEERPAEAPPTLGSASR from the coding sequence ATGATGACAGATTTTCAACTTCAATCGACGACTCCCCGGCAATGGAGCCGCATCTCGTTTTTCCTTGTTGTCTTCATCTTGCTCACCATCTCCTCTAGTCTCTACCTCACGCGGCAGATCATGGAGAGGTACCTGCATTCCGTGCAGGGAGATCAACACTGGACGGAACGCCTTGCGCGCTACGCCGGCTTGGCGGAATTGGCGGGCGCGGTCAATACCTCGGGAAACGATGTCTTTCGTTCGCTCGATATTACAAGCGAAGCAGAGAAGGCCCGGGCCGCATGGCACGCTTTCGACGTCGCACTCGCAGCCGCACGCTCCGAACTTACTATACGGAAGAGCGAGAGCCAGGAGACCCCTCAGCTCCTTGCCGAGCTTGACACTATTGCACAAGCCATGAGTGAGATGGAGCAAGAAAAGCAACAGATCTTTACCCATTTCGCCAACAACGAACCCGGCAAGGCTGGGGAATACATGGCCGCTATGGATCGCAAGTATGCCGTCGTGCGGACAGCATTTTCATCTCTGAATACCCAGGTGTACACCATCCAACGACTTCAATTCGAGCAGCACCTCGCCACAGCCGCGTTCTTCGGAAGACTGGAATATGCCGTTGCCATCATAGTCCTCCTCATGGTCGGGAGCGCATTGGTCTATGGACGTAGGCTTTCTCAACGGATGCTTATCGCCAATCGCGAAAAAGAACGATCGGTTGAGGAGTTCGTCGAAAGCGAAGCGCGCACCCGTCTGATTTTCGATGGTGCCCTCGACTCACTGATGACCATGGACGCAGAGGGAATCATCACCGACTGGAACGCACAGGCGGAGAGCACATTTGGCTGGTCCCGGCAGGAAGCAGTAGGGCAACGGTTATTCGATCTAATTATTCCCCCACGCTATCGAGGCGTGGCGGAAAAAACCATCCGTCGTTACCTCGCCACGGGCGAAGCTCCGACCTTAAGCAAACGAGTCGAAATCGCCACACTCCGGCGAGACCAAAGCGAGTTCCCGGTGGAGATAGCGGTCTCGCCCTTGCACCTGCGCGAGACCGTGTTGTTTAGCGTGTTTATCCGCGACCTCACCAATCATCAACAAGCCCAAGAGCGGATTCGCTTGTATGCGGAAATTGTCCAGCACATGCAGATTGGCCTCTATGTCTACCATCTAGAGGACTGGAATGACGACAGGACCTTACGAGTGATTGCCACCAATCCTGCCGCCGCACAACTCAGCGGCATCCCTATGGAACAAGTGCTGGGAAAAACTCTTGATGAAAACTTCCCCAGTCTCCGGGCGCAAGGGGTGCCACAACTCTACTTACAGGTGATCCACACGGGAGAAAATAGAGAACTCGAAGATGTGACCTACGGAGACGACCGGATTTCACAAAAGGTGTTTGCCGTCAAGATTTTTCCCCTGCCGAACGATTGTATTGGGGCCGCATTCGACGATATTACGACGCGCAAACGAGCCGAAGAAGAGTTGCAAGAAGCAAAAGAAGCCGCCGAAGCCGCCAACCGATCCAAGAGCGAGTTTCTTGCGACCATGAGCCATGAAATTCGCACCCCGATGAACGGCGTTATTGGCATGACCGGTTTGTTATTGGACTCGCCATTAACACCGGAACAGCACGAGTATGCCGAAGCGGTCAAAAATTCGGGCGAGGCACTCCTCACCGTCATCAACGATATTTTAGACTTCTCCAAAGTCGAAGCCGGAAAGTTGGAGTTGGAAATCGTCGATTTTAATCTGCGTACCGCCATGGAGGAAATTCTCGATCTCCTTGCTCCCAAGGCTCAAGAGAAGGGGTTGGAGCTGCTGTGTCTGTTGCCACCCGAAATCCCAACAGCGTTGCGCGGAGACCCGGGTCGGTTACGCCAAATTCTCCTGAACCTCATCGGTAACGCTCTGAAATTTACAACCAAAGGCGAAGTCGTCGTAGAAGTCCACCGCACCGCGATGCCAGCCACCGCCACCGCACCTGGAAGTAGCGTGGTGCTCCATTTTACTGTGCGGGATACTGGGATAGGCATTCCTCTTGAACGCCGAGGAAGACTCTTCCAATCGTTTTCCCAGGTCGATGCCTCTACAACTCGGAGATACGGCGGCACCGGACTAGGACTCGCTATTTGCAAGAAATTGGTCGAATTGATGGGAGGAGAGGTCGGCGTAGACAGTGTAGTAGGACAAGGCAGCACCTTCTGGTTCACCGCGCAGTTAGAGCTACAAGCTGAGGGTATGGACAGTCTCTCCGTCATGCAGGCAGATTTGCGTGGACTGCGAGTCCTAGTGGTAGATGACAACGCGACGAACCGCGTAATCGTGCGGCACTACCTGACGAGTTGGGGAATGCAGAGCCAGGAGGCGAGGAATGGAGCGCAGGCGCTAGTGCAGATCCGTGAAGCAACGGCCCAAGGGCAAAGCTATGATGTAGTCCTGCTGGACTACCAGATGCCGAACATGGACGGGGTCGAACTCGCCGTCCACATTAAGGCGGACCCCGCCCTCGCTGCTCTGAAATTAGTCATGCTCACCTCCATCTCCGATCAAGGAGAAGCCCAGCGTTTTCGCGAGGCAGGTATTAACGCACACTTATTGAAACCTCTGCGTCAGTCTCGTTTGCTGGATTGTTTGAGTTCGGTTTTGGGCAAAGTGCCTCTCCAAGAGGCTCGACCCACGACCATAGTCCCCTCGCCAGCACCTTCCACTGAAACAGCCACCCACCAACGTCCCCTTCTGCTGTTGGCCGAGGACAATGTAGTCAATCAAAAACTGGTCACACGCCTCTTGGACAAACTCGGGTATCGAGCGGATGTGGTGGCCAATGGCTTAGAGGTGCTTGAAGCCTGCTCACGGATTTCCTACGCCGCGATCTTGATGGACTGTCAGATGCCGGAAATGGACGGCTACGAAGCTACGCGCGAGCTGCGGCGACGCGAAGCCACGACGCTCGCCCCCTCACCGGTGGATCGGATTCCGATTGTCGCCATGACTGCCAATGCCATGCAAGGCGATAAAGAAAAATGCTTAGCGGCGGGCATGGATGATTACATCGCAAAACCCATTAAACCTAACGAACTGAAAGCCGCCCTAACACGTTGGGTCCTCCCTGTTACGATTGGCACTGAAGAGCGCCCAGCAGAAGCCCCACCTACGCTAGGTTCGGCATCCAGATAA